In the genome of Nitrospirota bacterium, one region contains:
- a CDS encoding DUF2950 domain-containing protein — MTICSKQIQNSDTFASNTAMMQRRMRSSASAWAGVLVMVCIAFFAGSAFAKAGVGAKQRTFASPDEAAKALAVAVKNNNSKELVAILGPGSGDLIFSGDEVDDRMRKERFMKAYEEKNNTELRGADKALLRIGSQDRLFPIPVIRKRDRWFFDTKAGREELLCRRVGRNELNVINVLQAYTDAQREYAVKDRDNDGVFEFAQRLISTEGKRDGLYWDAKEGEEESPLGPLIAKASGEGYNKARSKMEPFHGYYFRIIKAQGPSAKGGAFDYIAKGHMVLGFGLLAYPAKYSSSGIMTFMVNQEGVIYQKDLGEQTARASKITRYDPDKTWEKVEEASKQQN, encoded by the coding sequence ATGACGATATGCTCCAAACAGATACAGAACTCTGACACCTTTGCCTCAAATACCGCGATGATGCAGAGGCGAATGCGGTCATCTGCATCTGCATGGGCAGGTGTTCTGGTAATGGTATGTATTGCCTTTTTTGCAGGTTCTGCTTTTGCAAAGGCCGGTGTTGGCGCAAAACAGAGGACATTTGCATCACCCGATGAGGCAGCCAAAGCCCTGGCGGTTGCAGTCAAAAATAATAATAGCAAAGAATTGGTTGCTATTCTCGGACCCGGATCAGGAGATCTTATTTTTTCAGGTGATGAGGTTGATGACAGGATGAGAAAAGAGCGATTTATGAAAGCCTATGAAGAAAAAAACAACACAGAGCTGAGGGGAGCTGATAAAGCCCTGCTCCGTATCGGCAGCCAGGATCGTCTTTTTCCTATCCCTGTCATCAGGAAAAGAGACAGGTGGTTTTTTGATACAAAGGCAGGCAGGGAAGAACTCCTCTGCAGAAGGGTCGGCAGAAACGAACTGAATGTTATAAACGTGCTCCAGGCTTACACTGACGCACAGCGCGAATACGCTGTAAAAGATCGGGACAATGACGGTGTTTTTGAATTTGCCCAGCGCCTGATCAGCACAGAAGGCAAGCGGGACGGCCTGTATTGGGATGCAAAAGAAGGCGAAGAGGAGAGTCCTCTGGGGCCGTTGATCGCAAAGGCTTCAGGGGAGGGTTATAATAAGGCCCGCTCAAAAATGGAACCTTTTCATGGCTACTACTTTAGGATCATCAAGGCCCAGGGCCCCAGCGCAAAAGGCGGTGCCTTTGATTATATTGCCAAGGGACATATGGTTCTTGGTTTCGGTCTCCTTGCCTATCCTGCCAAATATAGCTCGTCAGGGATCATGACCTTTATGGTGAATCAGGAGGGCGTGATCTATCAGAAGGACCTTGGGGAACAAACAGCCAGGGCATCGAAAATAACCAGGTATGATCCTGATAAGACCTGGGAAAAGGTCGAGGAAGCGTCAAAACAGCAGAATTGA
- a CDS encoding DUF167 domain-containing protein, translated as MKEIPFKKIKNGITIEIKVEPRSSQKGIAGVMDNNVLKVKLTSPPVEGAANEQLIEVLAEGLKLKKSQIKVIRGHTSKRKVVQISGVEDIS; from the coding sequence ATGAAGGAAATACCGTTTAAAAAGATAAAAAACGGCATAACGATCGAGATTAAGGTTGAGCCAAGGTCTTCGCAAAAAGGCATCGCAGGCGTTATGGACAACAATGTCCTGAAAGTAAAACTCACCTCACCGCCCGTAGAAGGGGCTGCAAACGAACAGCTGATCGAGGTGCTCGCTGAGGGATTGAAGCTAAAAAAATCACAAATAAAGGTCATCAGGGGGCATACATCAAAAAGGAAAGTGGTGCAGATCAGCGGGGTTGAGGATATCTCATGA
- a CDS encoding HAMP domain-containing histidine kinase, protein MRNKLFLSFLAVVLLSLISGLIYERLITRDFEEYVSGAREDRLYWIMASIEGSYEAGRWDHAALHEALHWAVMLGFDLTIEDAEGHEVMSSAAAITMLSPSMQKRMLAITDLSSAKGAYEPYPLYQEGREIGTMKVRQLSRPGIEEKETLFKKRGLYFLVVAFSIAGGGAVLLSLFFSLFLSRPLKKMKGAVESLAESDFSVRVPIYSGDELGQLSRSFNYMAEALQREEALRRHLTSNIAHELRTPLAVMKANIEAINDGIITDQVQGLENIRAETENLIRLVEGIEDVTKAEASFFTKKNFVMVNLKEFLLRIRDRMLPLAAEKGLQMTISDREDLPVFSDPEKLERIMQNILSNALKYTDRGSIRIDFGKDGKGIYIEVADSGKGIAQDRLQDIFKRFYRGEESNGIGLGLAIVKELVEAMAGTVEVKSAAGKGSLFRIWLPENREG, encoded by the coding sequence ATGAGGAATAAGCTTTTTCTCTCTTTTCTTGCGGTCGTCCTCCTTTCGCTCATCTCGGGGCTCATCTATGAACGCCTTATTACGAGAGATTTTGAGGAATATGTAAGCGGCGCAAGGGAAGACAGGCTTTACTGGATCATGGCGTCCATTGAAGGCAGTTATGAGGCTGGCCGCTGGGATCATGCTGCGCTGCATGAGGCCCTGCACTGGGCTGTCATGCTCGGCTTCGATCTGACCATTGAGGACGCGGAAGGCCACGAAGTGATGAGTTCTGCGGCTGCCATTACCATGCTCTCACCCTCCATGCAAAAGCGGATGCTCGCAATCACTGATCTGAGCTCTGCAAAAGGAGCCTATGAACCCTATCCCCTGTATCAGGAAGGAAGAGAGATCGGCACGATGAAAGTGAGGCAGCTCAGCAGGCCAGGCATTGAAGAGAAGGAAACCCTCTTCAAAAAAAGGGGGCTCTATTTTCTAGTCGTAGCCTTCTCTATTGCAGGCGGCGGGGCTGTCCTTCTTTCCCTGTTTTTCAGTCTCTTCCTTTCTCGGCCCCTGAAAAAGATGAAAGGTGCCGTAGAATCTCTTGCCGAGAGCGACTTCAGTGTACGTGTCCCGATATACTCCGGGGATGAACTCGGTCAATTAAGCCGCAGCTTTAACTACATGGCTGAGGCCCTGCAGCGTGAGGAGGCCCTGCGCAGGCATTTGACATCCAATATCGCCCATGAGCTTCGCACCCCGCTTGCGGTCATGAAGGCAAATATTGAGGCTATAAACGATGGCATCATCACTGATCAGGTACAGGGGCTTGAGAATATCCGGGCAGAGACAGAAAATCTTATAAGACTCGTGGAAGGCATAGAAGACGTCACCAAGGCTGAAGCAAGCTTTTTTACAAAAAAGAATTTTGTGATGGTTAACCTTAAGGAATTTCTTTTGCGCATCCGGGATAGAATGCTTCCTCTCGCTGCGGAAAAAGGGCTTCAGATGACGATATCGGACAGAGAGGACCTGCCCGTATTTTCTGACCCTGAAAAACTGGAGAGGATCATGCAGAATATCCTTTCCAATGCGCTCAAATATACGGATAGGGGCTCTATCCGGATCGATTTTGGCAAAGATGGCAAGGGAATTTATATTGAAGTCGCTGACTCGGGAAAGGGAATTGCGCAGGACCGGCTGCAAGACATCTTCAAGAGGTTTTACCGGGGGGAAGAGTCCAATGGCATCGGCCTCGGACTTGCCATTGTCAAAGAGCTGGTCGAAGCCATGGCGGGGACCGTAGAAGTGAAAAGTGCGGCGGGCAAGGGATCACTGTTCCGGATATGGCTTCCGGAAAACCGCGAGGGATAA
- a CDS encoding response regulator transcription factor produces the protein MDIGRKEFILIVEDEKKISDIVRAYLEKEGFRIKVAENGSAALGILKENPDLIILDLMLPDMAGEELCSIIREASEVPIIMLTAKSGEEDRVRGFGIGADDYVVKPFSPKELVARIKAHLRRAGKKKKNHLSYNRGKLTIDLDRHEITLGGKSLQLTLTEFKILTSLAENNGRILSRNQIVNIVQGFDFEGYDRTIDAHVKNLRHKVEEDSKSPEFIQTVYGVGYKFIGIPDEE, from the coding sequence ATGGATATTGGCAGAAAAGAATTCATCCTGATCGTTGAGGACGAAAAGAAGATCTCTGATATTGTCAGGGCATACCTTGAGAAAGAAGGCTTCAGGATAAAGGTGGCTGAAAACGGGTCTGCCGCGCTCGGCATTTTGAAGGAGAATCCGGATCTGATCATATTGGACCTCATGCTTCCGGATATGGCAGGGGAAGAACTCTGCTCCATAATCAGGGAAGCCTCAGAGGTCCCGATCATCATGCTTACCGCAAAAAGCGGCGAGGAAGACCGGGTCAGGGGCTTCGGTATCGGTGCAGACGATTATGTAGTCAAGCCCTTCAGCCCCAAGGAGCTCGTTGCGCGCATAAAGGCGCATTTGAGACGGGCCGGAAAGAAAAAGAAGAACCATCTCAGCTACAACAGGGGCAAGCTTACGATTGACCTCGACCGCCATGAGATAACGTTGGGCGGCAAATCATTGCAGCTTACGCTCACGGAGTTCAAGATCCTCACCTCCCTTGCCGAAAACAATGGCAGAATACTCTCACGCAACCAGATCGTGAATATTGTTCAGGGCTTCGATTTTGAGGGCTATGACAGGACCATTGACGCACATGTCAAAAACCTGCGTCACAAAGTCGAGGAAGACTCGAAGTCGCCCGAATTCATACAGACCGTGTATGGTGTCGGGTATAAATTTATCGGCATACCTGATGAGGAATAA
- a CDS encoding phosphatase PAP2 family protein, which translates to MSRNILVLLRPADTLNFFSLTILTVITVIFSHKIDHAAFLILLYCGLFLVQALLLLLRDKGRFMHWSYHLIFPTISILAIFDSLEYVVHAVNPVDIDPFLIKLDFLLFGGHPTVMMERIMHPLLTDALQIAYTSYYLLPFTLGIVLLAQRREKEFDSALFMIMLCFYLSYAGYLLFPAIGPRFTLNHLQNSELRGFILAAPIQELLNRLEGIKRDAFPSGHTGIALTVLFLAFRFEKRLFWTFLPFVAALIFSTVYLRYHYVVDVLAGIILTVLTLFFGGAYYGYWQKRIHPDR; encoded by the coding sequence ATGAGCAGAAACATTCTCGTGCTGCTCAGACCTGCGGACACCCTCAATTTTTTCTCGCTGACCATACTGACCGTTATCACGGTCATATTCAGCCATAAGATTGACCATGCGGCATTTCTCATCCTGCTTTATTGCGGTCTGTTCCTTGTTCAGGCGCTCTTGCTTCTGCTCCGGGACAAAGGACGGTTCATGCACTGGTCCTATCATCTGATATTCCCGACCATATCGATTCTCGCCATTTTCGACAGCCTCGAATATGTCGTGCATGCCGTAAATCCTGTGGACATAGACCCGTTTCTGATAAAGCTCGATTTCCTTCTCTTTGGCGGACATCCGACCGTCATGATGGAGAGGATCATGCACCCCCTGCTTACCGATGCTCTCCAGATCGCCTATACGAGCTACTATCTTCTGCCGTTCACCCTCGGCATTGTTCTTCTGGCACAAAGACGTGAAAAGGAGTTCGACTCTGCTCTCTTTATGATCATGCTCTGTTTTTATCTTTCATACGCCGGGTATCTGCTCTTCCCAGCAATCGGGCCGCGCTTCACCCTAAACCATCTGCAGAATAGTGAACTCCGTGGCTTCATCCTTGCGGCGCCGATACAGGAACTGCTGAACCGCCTTGAAGGCATAAAGCGTGATGCATTTCCGAGCGGCCATACCGGCATCGCACTTACCGTACTTTTCCTTGCCTTCAGATTTGAGAAGAGGCTCTTTTGGACATTTCTGCCCTTCGTTGCAGCACTTATTTTTTCTACGGTTTACCTCAGATATCATTATGTGGTAGATGTACTGGCTGGGATTATCCTGACCGTCTTAACCCTGTTTTTCGGAGGTGCATATTATGGATATTGGCAGAAAAGAATTCATCCTGATCGTTGA